The following coding sequences lie in one Fusarium poae strain DAOMC 252244 chromosome 1, whole genome shotgun sequence genomic window:
- a CDS encoding hypothetical protein (BUSCO:7407at5125) yields MGKRDFNSGDGAAAFRKRQKVVHETPTSEEVTSSDQLRNLLSFDQDLRNARHGLQSFKTLLDQIVHEEGDRRAKLEILQQYLESVKPKDTTEDAVFLSDIMEMWSFAVQVNNDGVMSSVAVVLALLLQILSGSLQLVRHGLGICQTLLQEGQLKSLAKNLSAEKSKGFVISPTLRLLREATCLDGGAYAKRIFRARNFTLTSLGRNLEIGHIGDTLEEVHKASVRTNAVRFFLSLLKFLGSDGRKELLLQKELLSHLTYTIRNDPPYVVTDILDSLKAYVLKDEKIPREIKFRSFNTKSLMRFLALYTYSNDGEDVDEKSTVSYKAHQLLIYICTTPSAGVLYPSTGLYPKESDDDPIPNGVQKASTQGALLTDKYKEDIPVYNFVLAEFAQKLRPWSSLRHSELLIEIFTAAPELIAKYFLSNKSFTFEPKLSMTWIGYAAFLFNTMQIPLLPRFGDRSRSAKTPPPTSILLDNIIPLPINQKVLIRCLSSKSNLTSFFATRILIVAVEKLSKALKMHEEISKGKDPVWTGAGRRLTDAFCQRIPDMKEIVRSYKSIPAENILHKTMASRLLRLYYEVIPQVALAANFDVSPFFTEVLRSLNKGSEQHEDESLRVMELENLVSIASYSPGMRWFSKIDNLVDGAGSSPYTALLRLLCDKKRDLPFQQLKKVLGEVAVENQLVTKASIMSPLFDALQNTLVDVATKHMEKVWSYVDNCINRCASSPIKYLDLLETYVQEDGLQIPSDDTALVNVTMAEQLSFAMSSASSDEQAALGKFLYYYFSASYNMKQGKQLTKSLYKRISDQLSSSKVKMKKLKEEKSDNTVVDEDMMDVDTTETTVAKDGSTIDSSKLEAMLHVTIAEDEDTANLTKWAGKNAEDFVEDGWASGLIRLLSSAHTNIRKEALTGLLKMAAKLKESSYEEKEQVWLLLSELVESSRDQVDKGPVPSAFTAFAIHALDVLNNPLHPLYPKINSFLTRSPFWSADKLPLAHDVLHGEPSEDDKYYTEITWLLTYLLDSLRTPSDLSIFHRKRWFEKILAVGVNPYLRVNLRTRLLRLLYRATCIEGGSTTLITRFGILSWLDTQRASFEGGEEADVMAALMKRVWETCDQEKVKIWSKGGIEKLVAAHVL; encoded by the exons ATGGGCAAACGTGACTTTAACAGCGGAGATGGAGCTGCTGCTTTTCGCAAGCGTCAGAAGGTTGTACATGAGACGCCCACCAGTGAAGAGGTGACTTCAAGCGATCAATTGCGCAATCTCCTCTCTTTCGACCAAGATTTGCGCAACGCCAGGCATG GCCTTCAATCTTTTAAGACTCTACTCGATCAGATAGTTCACGAAGAAGGCGACCGACGAGCAAAACTCGAAATCTTGCAACAGTATCTTGAATCCGTCAAGCCCAAAGACACAACCGAAGATGCAGTCTTTCTCAGCGATATCATGGAAATGTGGTCCTTTGCTGTCCAGGTCAACAATGATGGCGTCATGTCATCTGTTGCCGTTGTCCTAGCTTTGTTGCTCCAGATCCTTTCCGGCTCGCTGCAGCTCGTTCGTCACGGCCTCGGTATCTGCCAAACCCTCCTGCAAGAGGGACAACTCAAGTCATTGGCGAAGAACCTTTCGGCTGAAAAAAGCAAGGGTTTCGTTATCTCTCCTACTCTGCGCCTTCTGAGAGAGGCGACATGCTTGGATGGAGGTGCCTATGCCAAGCGCATTTTCCGTGCTCGAAACTTTACATTGACCTCTCTCGGAAGAAATCTCGAGATTGGACATATCGGCGATACTCTGGAGGAAGTACACAAGGCTTCTGTTAGAACGAACGCTGtccgcttcttcttgagtCTTCTCAAGTTTCTGGGTTCTGATGGCAGAAAAGAGCTGCTTTTGCAGAAAGAGCTCCTTTCGCATCTGACTTACACGATCAGAAACGATCCTCCTTACGTCGTTACGGATATCCTGGATTCCTTGAAAGCGTATGTTCTGAAAGATGAAAAAATTCCTCGAGAAATCAAATTCCGAAGTTTCAATACGAAGTCATTGATGCGTTTCTTGGCTCTTTATACATATTCCAACGATGGTGAGGATGTAGATGAGAAGTCGACAGTAAGCTATAAGGCTCACCAACTTCTCATCTATATCTGTACAACTCCCAGCGCTGGTGTACTATACCCTTCCACCGGTCTCTATCCCAAGGAATCCGATGACGACCCCATACCAAACGGAGTGCAAAAGGCCAGTACGCAAGGCGCACTGCTCACAGACAAGTACAAGGAGGACATCCCTGTGTATAACTTTGTTCTCGCTGAATTTGCCCAGAAGCTACGCCCTTGGTCTAGTCTGAGACACAGTGAATTGCTCATTGAGATCTTCACTGCTGCTCCCGAACTCATTGCCAAATATTTCCTCAGCAACAAATCTTTCACGTTCGAACCAAAGCTATCCATGACTTGGATTGGATACGCCGCTTTCCTCTTCAATACCATGCAGATTCCTCTGCTCCCTCGCTTCGGAGATCGCTCACGATCTGCCAAAACTCCTCCTCCTACATCTATCCTGCTTGATAACATTATTCCTCTCCCTATCAATCAGAAGGTTCTCATTCGATGCCTTTCATCCAAATCGAACCTCACATCATTCTTTGCTACTCGCATTCTTATCGTGGCAGTCGAAAAACTGTCTAAAGCCTTAAAAATGCATGAGGAGATATCAAAGGGCAAAGATCCTGTCTGGACTGGGGCTGGCCGTCGTTTGACTGATGCCTTTTGCCAGCGTATCCCCGACATGAAAGAAATCGTCCGATCTTACAAGAGTATTCCAGCCGAGAACATTCTTCACAAGACCATGGCCAGTCGCTTGTTACGCCTTTACTATGAAGTAATCCCACAAGTGGCACTTGCTGCAAACTTCGACGTTTCACCCTTCTTTACCGAAGTCCTCAGATCGCTCAACAAGGGTAGCGAGCAGCATGAGGATGAGTCTCTAAGAGTGATGGAGCTTGAGAACCTTGTTTCTATTGCCAGCTATTCTCCAGGTATGCGATGGTTTTCAAAGATCGACAACCTTGTCGACGGGGCAGGATCGTCACCATATACTGCTCTGCTACGCCTGCTCTGTGACAAGAAGCGAGATCTCCCATTCCAGCAACTGAAAAAGGTTCTTGGCGAGGTCGCTGTCGAGAATCAGCTAGTCACAAAGGCATCTATCATGTCACCGCTGTTTGATGCACTTCAAAATACATTGGTCGATGTCGCGACAAAACATATGGAAAAGGTTTGGTCGTATGTTGATAACTGCATTAACCGATGTGCTTCGTCGCCAATAAAATACCTCGACCTCCTAGAGACATATGTCCAGGAAGATGGTTTACAGATACCTAGTGACGATACTGCTTTAGTCAATGTCACTATGGCGGAGCAGTTGTCTTTTGCTATGAGCTCTGCTAGTAGCGATGAACAGGCCGCACTTGGCAAATTCCTATACTATTACTTCTCTGCCTCATACAACATGAAGCAAGGAAAACAGCTTACAAAATCCTTGTACAAGCGCATCTCAGATCAGTTATCTTCGAGCAAGGTCAAaatgaagaagctcaaggaggAAAAGTCCGACAATACAGTTGTCGACGAGGACATGATGGATGTGGACACGACTGAGACCACCGTTGCGAAAGACGGGTCAACTATTGACTCTTCAAAACTTGAGGCCATGCTACATGTGACGATCGCTGAAGACGAAGATACCGCAAACTTGACCAAATGGGCAGGTAAAAACGCAGAGGATTTTGTTGAAGACGGCTGGGCATCGGGCCTAATCCGCCTCCTCTCTTCTGCCCATACCAACATCCGTAAAGAAGCCCTGACCGGTCTTCTCAAAATGGCcgccaagctcaaggagtCTTCATAcgaagaaaaggaacaagTCTGGCTTCTTCTCTCAGAACTTGTCGAGTCCTCGCGGGACCAAGTTGACAAGGGTCCTGTTCCTTCTGCATTCACAGCCTTCGCCATCCACGCCCTGGACGTCCTCAATAACCCACTGCACCCTCTCTACCCCAAGATCAACAGCTTTCTCACCCGCAGTCCTTTCTGGTCCGCTGACAAGCTTCCCCTTGCTCACGATGTCCTTCACGGCGAGCCTTCAGAAGATGACAAATACTACACCGAAATCACATGGCTTCTTACCTACCTATTAGACAGCCTGCGCACACCCTCCGACCTGAGCATATTCCACCGCAAGCGTTGGTTCGAGAAGATCCTCGCTGTGGGCGTCAACCCTTATCTTCGTGTTAACCTTCGCACTCGTCTTCTACGTCTGCTTTACCGCGCAACTTGCATTGAAGGCGGCAGCACCACATTGATTACTCGATTTGGCATTCTGAGCTGGCTTGATACACAACGCGCTTCGTTCGAAGGAGGAGAGGAGGCAGATGTGATGGCTGCGCTTATGAAGCGGGTCTGGGAGACCTGTGACCAGGAAAAGGTGAAGATTTGGAGTAAGGGCGGTATCGAAAAGTTGGTTGCTGCCCATGTTCTGTAA
- a CDS encoding hypothetical protein (BUSCO:51654at5125) — protein MTHAGTHGAHGSGPQTSPWPSWLSLCCAPLVSSEDRRPRRSKSLSTSTSDSAHVGFAWASDSSSTLNISWPVGRLSDKQLLIGQVDEKQAYPVIYDQPVHHPKPVAMPKHRNMSESSPRDSVSSKRRRFWSFSSNNSRRPLISAPSDFRHIATSTDPFFDYPEPTPSRASNLRPAKQLPHHPYRPLELSIYQPDNRVSPILPHFEPRPANPAPSSDFSEERVSDLSDSPSEKVRPSLEHQKSFSDSPMSFHFPRKNMTSSAASSSFGDDEIPPLIPPKSRGRSRAYSSPDVEKVKERVASAMLEVEKLQKQIDEVIERQSLYVPSRPATPHSVVRNTPSMSSSPGDESHMLTRSDLEPMPSIPALPPAAPSFAQRLNSDIIERPHTAPIRSPRTPIRTPITPPRRARTPGEPRTPSSTTPPPRPRRDDLPPPPPLPLVLRPPLRKKKSFSRVSTWLFPGSQHSRNMSFDSVTNAPRPIKGNQGFYQVSLGGTSLRRRSTDSADTVSTWESDEENRTVPTTCSVGSTAAVSPDEGHLISRFATSTFGRNEIRPQRRSVGVAM, from the coding sequence ATGACACACGCCGGTACCCACGGTGCCCATGGCTCTGGCCCTCAAACATCTCCTTGGCCATCGTGGCTTTCTCTCTGCTGCGCACCGTTGGTCTCCTCAGAGGACAGGAGGCCGCGTCGTAGTAAGTCTCTGTCTACTTCTACTTCTGACTCTGCCCACGTTGGCTTTGCCTGGGCCTCGGATTCGTCTTCAACTTTGAACATTTCGTGGCCAGTGGGCAGGTTGAGCGACAAACAGTTGCTGATAGGCCAAGTCGATGAGAAGCAAGCATACCCAGTAATATACGATCAACCAGTTCACCATCCTAAACCTGTAGCCATGCCCAAGCATCGCAACATGTCGGAAAGTTCGCCACGAGACAGTGTCTCttcgaagaggaggagattCTGGTCTTTTTCTTCAAACAACTCGCGCCGACCTCTCATCTCAGCACCTTCAGACTTTCGCCATATAGCCACATCCACCGATCCATTCTTTGACTATCCCGAACCTACACCATCACGGGCATCCAATCTTCGACCGGCCAAACAGCTACCTCATCACCCTTACCGACCGCTCGAGTTGAGCATTTACCAGCCTGACAATCGTGTATCTCCCATTCTACCTCACTTTGAACCTAGACCTGCCAACCCGGCCCCTTCATCGGACTTTTCTGAGGAACGTGTCTCAGACCTTTCAGACTCACCATCAGAAAAAGTACGACCTTCATTAGAGCACCAGAAGAGTTTCTCAGACTCTCCTATGTCTTTTCACTTTCCACGCAAAAACATGACGAGCAGTGCTGCCAGCTCTTCCTTTGGAGACGATGAGATCCCTCCTCTGATCCCTCCCAAATCGCGAGGTCGTTCTCGAGCCTATAGCTCACCGGACGTGGAAAAGGTCAAGGAACGGGTTGCGAGTGCTATGCTCGAGGTCGAAAAACTCCAGAAACAAATAGACGAGGTTATTGAGAGGCAGAGTCTCTATGTCCCAAGTCGGCCAGCAACTCCCCATTCTGTGGTTAGAAACACGCCGAGTATGAGTTCTAGTCCTGGTGACGAATCTCATATGCTGACTCGCTCAGATTTGGAGCCTATGCCCTCAATTCCTGCTCTGCCACCAGCAGCCCCGTCCTTTGCCCAGCGTCTTAACTCTGATATCATTGAGAGACCTCACACGGCACCCATCAGATCACCTCGTACACCTATCAGGACTCCCATCACCCCTCCTCGTCGGGCCCGGACTCCTGGTGAGCCGCGGACCCCATCTTCTACCACTCCTCCCCCTCGTCCCAGACGAGATGATCTACCCCCACCGCCACCTTTACCTTTAGTGCTCCGACCTCctctgaggaagaagaagtccTTTTCTCGGGTATCGACCTGGCTCTTTCCCGGATCGCAGCACAGTCGCAATATGAGTTTCGATTCTGTCACCAACGCTCCCCGCCCTATCAAGGGCAACCAAGGCTTCTACCAGGTCTCGCTGGGCGGGACATCACTTCGACGGCGGAGCACGGACTCTGCCGATACTGTTAGTACTTGGGAGTCGGACGAGGAGAATCGCACAGTTCCAACGACGTGCTCAGTTGGTAGCACAGCAGCCGTGTCACCAGACGAGGGGCATCTGATTTCACGGTTCGCCACGTCTACGTTTGGTCGCAACGAGATCCGACCACAGAGGAGGAGCGTTGGCGTTGCAATGTGA
- a CDS encoding hypothetical protein (TransMembrane:6 (o884-903i924-943o1201-1220i1590-1613o1625-1644i1651-1674o)~BUSCO:434at5125~CAZy:GT2_Chitin_synth_2): MSLPQLGGAGGPHTQPSLPSLPAHLQSDTHLTAHLASRFHVSHPTARLSSHALISLNTYTNSSKGPDGGKEGSAMAGAEDIADRAFLRLGHRSENQAIVFLGESGAGKSTIRAHLLTALLNKSSTPLSTKLSLAAYVFDSLTTTKTATTPTASKSGLFYELQYDTSSTTNPILIGGKLLDHRLERSRIADVPTGERNFHVLYYLLAGTSEAEKSHLGLDGGSGAAGATQKRWKYLGHPTQLKVGINDAEGFQVFKNALRKLEFPRAEIAEICQILASILHIGQLEFETTNQTSVTGDDSGGFSHEGGTTVTAVKNKDVLSIIAAFLGVSAADLQTTLGYKTKMIHRERVTVMLDPNGARAHAGELARTLYSLLVAWILETINQRLCAPEESIANTVSIVDFPGFCQQTPTGSALDQLLNNAATESIYNLTLQNFFDRKADMLESEEVSVAATSYFDNSDAVRGILKPGNGLLSILDDQTRRNRTDMQFLEALRRRFDGKNAAIEVGSAQAKLPGSNFLTENTSACFTVKHFAGEVDYPVKGLIEENSEVISGDLLNMINGTKSEFVARLFGQDALQTVTHPTERTTVMQATVSSKPMRAPSVMSRKTHRTGRPSTAHRRQQQEALEELDQQSQAGESNKKNANMTPEQGASGQFLASLDNVQKAVTDPGTNSYFIFCLKPNDRRIANQFDSKCVRMQVQTFGIAEISQRLRSADFSLFLPFGEFLGLTDSETILVGSERERAEMVIEEKQWPQNEVRVGATGVFLSERCWMEIAQLGEAVSVGGRYGGLPLSDAGDGLTPAESIPYGVSKENLVSGGNTPLMYGEKSKAGYFTDDTRSEAGVSAFGGGDMFKNLDTREQMAERGNEKSLEEVEEYRDKPSRKRWVALVYFLTWFIPDFAIRIIGRMSRKDVRMAWREKVAINMLIWLMCAVAAFFMVGFPMLICPKQYVYSSGELSSYDGDKGSKGAYVAIRGFVIDLENFIPNHYPGSDLVSETTLMKYAGKDITSLFPVQVSALCQGKDGAIPPEVTLDNRNTNMTGQPQLLAQRDVDVNSIYHDFRYGTNDSRPDWYFEQMYTFKHVYLKGRMGYTPKYVEKLARDSAWNIVTIHGKVYDMTKYMQGGLRMKPKPGQQTPNIPGATDFMEDSVVQLFRSAKGQDVSKYWDNIKLSAVKKQRMETCLNNLFYIGDSDTRNSTRCQFAEYFILAISVMLASILVFKFLAALQFGGKNVPENLDKFVMCMIPAYTEDEDSLRRAIDSLSRMKYDDKRKLLVVVCDGMIIGQGNDRPTPRIVLDILGVSETVDPEPLSFEALGEGMKQHNMGKIYSGLYEVQGHIVPFMVIVKVGKPSEVARPGNRGKRDSQMVLMRFLNRVHYNLAMSPMELEMYHQIRNIIGVNPTFYEYLFQIDADTVVAQDSATRMISAFIDDTRLIACCGETALTNAKGSFITMIQVYEYWISHNLSKAFESLFGSVTCLPGCFSMYRIRAAETGKPLFVSKEIVEDYSTIRVDTLHMKNLLHLGEDRYLTTLLLKYHSKYKTKYLYSAQAWTIAPDSWAVFLSQRRRWINSTVHNLAELIPLAQLCGFCCFSMRFVVFIDLLSTIVQPVIVMYIGYLIYQVASNPAVVPITAFLLLAAIYGLQAIIFILRRKWEMVGWMIMYIAAIPVFSFALPLYSFWHMDDFNWGNTRVIAGESGKKIVVSDEGKFDPNSIPRKKWEEYQAELWETQTQTARDDVRSEISGYSYATKAQGPFSDYNGGYQPSRPGSTAGFGHHNMSRMSLAHSEMPGNRMSQFGGSQFFSPEEMVGMPSDDALLAEIRDILKTADLMTVTKKGIKQELERRFNVPLDAKRAYINSATEALLSGQL, encoded by the exons ATGAGCCTTCCACAGCTCGGCGGCGCAGGAGGCCCTCATACTCAACCCTCTCTGCCTTCGCTACCGGCACATCTCCAGTCCGACACGCACCTCACTGCTCACCTTGCCAGTCGTTTCCATGTCTCTCATCCTACTGCTCGACTCTCCTCTCACGCCCTCATCTCGCTCAACACCTACACAAACTCGTCAAAGGGTCCAGATGGCGGCAAGGAGGGAAGCGCCATGGCTGGCGCTGAAGATATTGCAGACCGAGCCTTTCTGCGATTAGGACACAGATCCGAAAACCAGGCCATTGTCTTCCT GGGTGAATCTGGTGCTGGAAAGTCTACCATTCGAGCCCACCTCCTTACTGCTCTCCTCAACAAATCATCGACACCTCTCTCCACCAAGCTCTCTCTTGCCGCATATGTCTTTGACAGTCTCACAACTACAAAGACTGCCACAACACCGACTGCTTCAAAGTCTGGTTTGTTCTACGAGTTGCAGTATGATACTTCGTCTACTACCAATCCCATCTTGATCGGTGGTAAGCTTCTCGACCATCGTCTGGAGCGAAGCCGTATCGCCGATGTTCCAACAGGAGAGCGAAACTTCCACGTTCTGTACTATCTTCTCGCTGGTACAAGCGAAGCTGAAAAGTCTCATCTTGGTTTGGATGGTGGATCTGGGGCTGCCGGCGCCACCCAAAAGCGTTGGAAGTATCTTGGACACCCTACTCAGCTCAAGGTTGGCATCAACGATGCAGAGGGTTTCCAAGTCTTCAAGAACGCTCTCCGAAAGCTTGAGTTCCCCCGTGCGGAGATCGCTGAGATCTGCCAGATTCTCGCCAGTATTCTTCACATTGGTCAACTTGAGTTTGAGACAACTAACCAGACCAGCGTTACTGGTGATGACAGTGGTGGTTTCTCCCACGAGGGCGGCACCACTGTTACAGCCGTTAAGAACAAGGATGTTCTCAGCATCATTGCGGCCTTCCTCGGTGTTAGCGCTGCTGACCTCCAGACCACTCTGGGTtacaagaccaagatgatTCACCGAGAACGTGTTACTGTCATGCTTGATCCCAACGGTGCTCGCGCCCATGCTGGAGAACTTGCACGAACACTGTACTCTCTTCTCGTTGCCTGGATCCTTGAGACCATTAACCAGCGCCTCTGTGCCCCCGAGGAGTCTATTGCTAACACTGTCTCGATTGTCGACTTCCCTGGTTTCTGCCAGCAAACCCCTACTGGATCTGCCCTGGACCAGTTGCTCAACAACGCTGCCACCGAGAGCATCTACAACCTGACTCTTCAGAACTTCTTCGACCGCAAGGCTGACATGCTGGAGTCTGAAGAGGTCAGTGTTGCTGCTACCAGCTACTTCGACAACTCGGACGCCGTGCGAGGTATCCTGAAGCCTGGCAATGGTCTTCTCAGCATCCTCGACGACCAGACCCGACGCAACCGAACGGACATGCAATTCCTCGAGGCTCTCCGAAGACGCTTCGACGGTAAGAACGCTGCTATTGAGGTTGGCTCCGCTCAAGCCAAGCTCCCTGGCAGCAATTTCTTGACCGAGAACACTTCCGCTTGCTTCACCGTCAAGCACTTTGCTGGTGAGGTCGACTACCCTGTCAAGGGACTCATTGAGGAGAACAGCGAGGTCATCTCTGGTGATCTTCTCAACATGATCAACGGCACAAAGAGCGAGTTTGTTGCTCGTCTTTTCGGCCAGGATGCTCTTCAAACCGTCACTCATCCCACCGAACGTACAACCGTGATGCAGGCTACTGTCAGCTCAAAGCCCATGCGTGCACCTAGTGTCATGTCACGAAAGACTCACCGCACTGGCCGACCCAGCACTGCCCACAGGCGCCAGCAGCAAGAGGCTTTGGAGGAGCTTGATCAGCAGAGCCAAGCTGGAGAGTCCAACAAGAAGAACGCCAACATGACTCCCGAGCAAGGAGCTTCAGGCCAGTTCCTCGCCTCTCTGGACAACGTTCAAAAAGCCGTTACCGATCCCGGCACAAACTCGTACTTTATCTTCTGCTTGAAGCCTAACGATCGACGAATCGCCAATCAGTTTGATAGCAAGTGTGTGCGAATGCAGGTGCAAACCTTTGGCATTGCAGAAATCAGCCAGCGTCTCCGATCTGCCGACTTCAGTCTGTTCTTGCCTTTCGGCGAGTTCCTTGGCTTGACAGATTCCGAGACGATTTTGGTGGGCAGTGAACGCGAGCGTGCTGAGATGGTCATTGAAGAGAAGCAGTGGCCTCAAAATGAAGTCCGCGTGGGCGCTACGGGTGTGTTCCTTAGTGAGCGCTGCTGGATGGAGATCGCCCAGCTCGGCGAAGCCGTTTCTGTTGGAGGTCGATACGGTGGCCTGCCTTTATCCGACGCTGGCGACGGTCTCACACCTGCCGAGTCCATTCCTTATGGTGTTTCCAAGGAGAATCTGGTCTCTGGTGGTAACACCCCTCTCATGTACGGTGAGAAGTCCAAGGCCGGCTATTTCACTGATGACACGCGGTCTGAGGCTGGCGTCTCTGCTTTTGGCGGAGGCGACATGTTCAAGAACTTGGATACTCGTGAGCAGATGGCCGAGCGTGGTAACGAGAAATCACTCGAGGAAGTCGAAGAGTACAGAGACAAGCCCAGCCGAAAGCGATGGGTTGCTCTTGTTTACTTTCTCACCTGGTTTATTCCCGATTTTGCCATCAGAATCATTGGACGTATGTCCCGTAAGGACGTTCGCATGGCGTGGCGAGAAAAGGTTGCTATTAACATGCTCATTTGGTTGATGTGTGCTGTTGCCGCCTTCTTCATGGTCGGATTCCCCATGCTTATCTGCCCCAAGCAATACGTCTATAGTTCCGGTGAACTGTCGTCTTACGATGGTGACAAGGGCAGCAAGGGTGCTTATGTTGCCATTCGCGGATTTGTCATTGATCTTGAGAACTTCATTCCCAACCATTATCCTGGTAGCGATCTTGTCAGCGAAACGACTCTCATGAAGTACGCCGGAAAGGATATTACCTCTCTGTTCCCCGTCCAGGTCTCTGCTCTTTGCCAGGGTAAGGATGGCGCCATTCCTCCTGAGGTTACTCTCGACAACCGAAACACCAACATGACAGGCCAGCCTCAGCTTCTTGCGCAAAGAGATGTCGACGTCAACTCAATTTACCACGATTTCCGATATGGTACCAACGACAGCCGACCCGATTGGTACTTTGAGCAGATGTATACCTTCAAGCATGTCTACCTCAAGGGCAGAATGGGTTACACTCCCAAGTATGTCGAGAAGCTCGCTCGTGATAGCGCCTGGAACATTGTCACCATCCACGGAAAGGTCTACGATATGACAAAGTATATGCAGGGTGGTCTTCGCATGAAGCCCAAGCCCGGTCAGCAGACTCCCAACATCCCTGGTGCTACCGATTTCATGGAGGATAGCGTTGTCCAGCTATTCCGAAGTGCCAAGGGTCAAGATGTTTCCAAGTACTGGGACAACATCAAGCTCTCCGCAGTCAAGAAGCAACGCATGGAGACCTGCCTGAACAACCTCTTCTACATTGGTGACTCCGATACCCGAAACTCCACTCGCTGTCAATTCGCCGAGTACTTCATTTTGGCTATCTCGGTTATGCTTGCTTCTATCTTGGTCTTCAAGTTCCTTGCCGCGCTCCAATTCGGTGGCAAGAACGTGCCTGAGAATCTTGACAAGTTCGTCATGTGTATGATTCCCGCTTATACCGAAGACGAGGACTCTCTTCGCCGTGCTATCGATTCGCTTTCCCGCATGAAGTACGATGACAAGCGTAAGCTCCTTGTCGTTGTTTGTGACGGTATGATTATCGGTCAGGGTAACGACAGGCCCACGCCTCGCATTGTTCTCGATATTCTGGGCGTCTCTGAGACTGTCGACCCCGAGCCACTCAGCTTCGAGGCTCTTGGCGAGGGTATGAAGCAGCACAATATGGGTAAGATCTACTCTGGTCTCTACGAAGTCCAAGGTCACATCGTCCCCTTCATGGTCATTGTCAAGGTTGGCAAGCCCTCCGAGGTGGCTCGTCCTGGCAACCGTGGTAAGCGAGACTCTCAGATGGTTCTCATGCGCTTCCTCAACCGCGTTCATTACAACCTGGCCATGAGTCCCATGGAGCTCGAGATGTATCACCAAATCCGCAACATTATCGGCGTCAACCCAACCTTTTACGAATATTTGTTCCAAATTGATGCCGATACTGTCGTTGCTCAGGATTCAGCTACTCGCATGATCTCAGCCTTTATCGACGACACTCGCCTGATTGCCTGCTGTGGTGAAACTGCTCTAACCAATGCCAAGGGCTCATTCATTACTATGATTCAGGTCTACGAGTACTGGATTTCTCATAACTTGTCCAAGGCCTTTGAGAGTTTGTTCGGTTCCGTCACATGTCTGCCTGGTTGTTTCTCCATGTATCGAATCCGCGCCGCTGAGACTGGCAAGCCTCTGTTCGTCAGCAAGGAAATTGTCGAGGATTACTCTACCATTCGTGTTGATACGCTTCACATGAAGAATCTGCTTCACCTTGGTGAAGATCGATACCTTACGACTCTGCTCCTCAAGTACCACTCCAAGTACAAGACAAAGTACCTCTACAGCGCGCAGGCTTGGACCATTGCCCCTGACTCTTGGGCCGTCTTCCTGTCTCAACGACGTCGTTGGATCAACTCTACTGTGCACAACTTGGCCGAGCTTATTCCTCTTGCCCAGCTTTGTGGTTTCTGTTGTTTCAGTATGAGATTCGTCGTCTTTATCGATCTCTTGAGTACCATTGTCCAGCCTGTTATTGTCATGTACATCGGATACCTGATTTATCAGGTCGCGTCTAACCCCGCCGTTGTGCCCATCACAGCCTTCTTGTTGCTTGCTGCTATCTACGGTCTGCAAGCCATTATCTTCATCTTGCGCCGCAAGTGGGAGATGGTTGGTTGGATGATCATGTACATTGCTGCCATTCCCGTCTTCTCCTTTGCCTTGCCTCTTTACTCTTTCTGGCATATGGATGATTTCAACTGGGGTAACACTCGTGTTATTGCTGGTGAGTCCGGCAAGAAGATCGTTGTTTCCGACGAAGGCAAATTCGACCCCAACTCGATCCCTCGCAAGAAGTGGGAGGAGTACCAAGCCGAGCTTTGGGAGACCCAAACACAGACTGCTCGCGACGATGTTCGATCCGAGATTTCCGGTTACAGCTATGCCACCAAGGCTCAAGGGCCCTTCTCCGATTACAATGGTGGTTACCAGCCCAGCCGCCCAGGCTCAACTGCTGGTTTCGGTCACCACAACATGTCTCGCATGTCCCTGGCTCACTCTGAGATGCCTGGTAACCGCATGAGTCAGTTTGGTGGCTCACAATTCTTCTCTCCTGAGGAGATGGTTGGCATGCCCAGTGATGACGCTCTTCTCGCCGAGATCCGCGACATTCTTAAGACAGCCGACTTGATGACCGTCACCAAGAAGGGCATCAAGCAAGAGTTGGAGAGACGCTTCAACGTTCCTCTAGACGCGAAGAGGGCCTACATCAACTCTG CAACCGAAGCCTTGCTTTCTGGCCAACTATAG